A portion of the Bifidobacterium lemurum genome contains these proteins:
- a CDS encoding DUF624 domain-containing protein translates to MALNLYGLFYGGSSHESDRQRDPKGVALLLCVVKWHWSRLVGLNLLFLLTCVPVVTIPCAMASMSRVAGLLVRRKVCYPVHDYLTTFRTEWKRSTLAGWAMLLVLAAALLGVWFYPRVHPGTPGMMAAGLLLVVAVLDACAMMYLFPMVAFTDLPVGKLLANSVLLLSVRLPQSLLALAATLALIALSWAGQLATVWVMPLIGFSLIGLIGVHTAWPALRRHVIVDDPDPAAAKTA, encoded by the coding sequence ATGGCATTGAACCTGTATGGTCTGTTCTACGGCGGCTCGTCCCACGAGTCGGACCGCCAGCGCGATCCCAAAGGCGTCGCGCTGCTCCTCTGCGTGGTCAAATGGCACTGGTCCCGGCTGGTCGGCCTCAACCTGCTGTTCCTGCTCACCTGCGTCCCCGTCGTGACGATCCCCTGCGCCATGGCCTCCATGAGCCGCGTGGCGGGACTGCTGGTCCGGCGCAAGGTCTGCTATCCCGTCCACGACTACCTCACGACGTTCCGCACGGAGTGGAAACGCTCCACACTGGCCGGATGGGCCATGCTGCTCGTGCTGGCCGCCGCGCTTCTCGGCGTGTGGTTCTACCCGCGCGTCCACCCCGGCACGCCGGGCATGATGGCGGCCGGCCTACTGCTGGTCGTGGCCGTCCTGGACGCGTGCGCCATGATGTATCTCTTCCCGATGGTCGCCTTCACCGATCTGCCGGTCGGCAAACTCCTGGCCAACAGCGTGCTGCTGCTGTCCGTGCGCCTGCCCCAGAGCCTGCTCGCCCTCGCGGCCACGCTCGCCCTGATAGCGCTCAGCTGGGCGGGGCAGCTCGCCACCGTGTGGGTGATGCCCCTGATCGGGTTCAGCCTGATCGGCCTGATCGGCGTCCACACCGCCTGGCCCGCGCTGCGACGCCACGTCATCGTCGACGACCCCGACCCCGCGGCGGCCAAGACCGCCTGA